One genomic region from Dehalobacter restrictus DSM 9455 encodes:
- a CDS encoding valine--tRNA ligase — translation MSEDQQMAKIYDPGQVEEKWYQYWEQNGFFTPKVEPEQKPFSIVMPPPNVTGSLHLGHAMDNTLQDILARYKRMQGYNTLWLPGTDHAGIATQAKVEEQLAKEGTNRHELGREKFLERVWAWKEQYGGTITRQLRKLGASCDWSRERFTMDEGCSKAVREVFVNLYNKGLIYRGNYIVNWCSKCHTTISDIEVEHNEREGNLWHIRYPAADGGEGVVVATTRPETMLGDVAVAVHPEDERYRHLAGKNVILPLVKREIPVITDEYVEKEFGTGAVKITPAHDPNDFEMGLRHNLEQINIMNSDATINENGGKYQGLDRYEARRRIVKDLEELGLLVKIEPHTHAVGECYRCSTVVEPRVSRQWFVKMQPLAEPAIKVVQDGDLQFVPDRFARIYTGWLENIRDWCISRQLWWGHRIPVWYCQDCGAEVCVKEDPTACPKCGSHHLQQDPDVLDTWFSSALWPFSTMGWPENTAELKQFYPTSVLVTGRDIIFFWVARMIFMGLEFREDVPFHKVMIHGLILDPQGRKMSKSLGNGVDPIEVINQYGADTLRFMLITGNTPGNDLRFHFEKLESTRNFLNKIWNASRFVLMNLEDYQSEAKEQPAGPYVAELTLADKWILSRYEDTVQNVTAALERFDLGEAGRLLYEFIWNEYCDWYIELTKKRLYMKENQSERQTAQRILFEVLEGTMRLIHPFMPFLTEEIWQHLPIKGKTIMLSSWPQVEGYRNEQVEKDMNVLMDIIRAVRNIRAEMGVAPGRRADILLVAPEKDMLSVLQSGLADIRQLAVAENITILQQMENKPPQSASTVLTGVTVYIPLKGLLDLDKEVAKVRKEIENMIKEQKRLEDKLGNPGFTSKAPEVVVQKEKEKLDDIMARMRSLKLRLSDLSEELE, via the coding sequence ATGAGTGAGGATCAACAGATGGCCAAAATATATGATCCTGGCCAGGTAGAGGAAAAATGGTATCAGTATTGGGAACAGAACGGATTTTTTACGCCAAAAGTTGAACCGGAGCAGAAACCTTTCAGCATTGTGATGCCGCCGCCGAACGTAACCGGGTCTTTGCATCTCGGACACGCGATGGATAACACGCTGCAGGATATTCTGGCCCGTTATAAAAGAATGCAGGGATATAATACGTTATGGCTTCCCGGGACAGACCACGCGGGCATTGCCACCCAGGCCAAAGTTGAGGAACAGCTGGCCAAAGAAGGAACGAACAGACACGAACTTGGAAGAGAGAAATTCCTGGAAAGAGTCTGGGCCTGGAAGGAACAGTATGGCGGTACAATTACCCGTCAGCTGCGCAAACTAGGTGCTTCCTGTGATTGGTCACGGGAACGGTTTACCATGGACGAAGGATGTTCCAAGGCTGTAAGAGAAGTCTTTGTCAACCTTTACAACAAAGGACTGATTTATAGAGGGAACTATATTGTTAACTGGTGCTCCAAGTGCCATACGACCATTTCGGATATTGAAGTCGAGCATAATGAACGGGAAGGAAACCTGTGGCATATCCGTTATCCGGCAGCGGATGGCGGGGAAGGCGTTGTTGTGGCGACGACCCGTCCGGAAACGATGCTCGGAGACGTGGCGGTTGCCGTTCACCCTGAGGATGAACGGTACCGGCATCTTGCAGGAAAGAATGTGATCCTTCCTTTAGTGAAAAGAGAGATTCCGGTGATTACCGATGAATATGTCGAGAAGGAATTTGGCACCGGCGCGGTCAAAATTACGCCTGCGCATGACCCAAATGACTTTGAGATGGGGCTCCGCCATAATCTGGAGCAGATTAATATCATGAACAGCGATGCCACCATCAACGAAAATGGCGGCAAATACCAGGGACTGGATCGTTACGAAGCACGCCGCCGAATTGTCAAAGATCTGGAAGAGCTTGGCCTTTTGGTTAAGATAGAACCGCATACCCATGCAGTGGGGGAGTGTTACCGCTGTTCCACAGTGGTTGAACCCCGGGTCAGCAGGCAGTGGTTTGTGAAGATGCAACCTTTGGCAGAACCGGCGATTAAAGTCGTGCAGGATGGCGATCTACAGTTTGTGCCCGACCGTTTTGCCAGGATCTATACAGGCTGGCTGGAAAATATCCGGGATTGGTGTATATCGCGGCAGCTCTGGTGGGGTCATCGTATTCCGGTTTGGTATTGTCAGGATTGCGGAGCTGAAGTTTGCGTGAAAGAGGATCCGACGGCATGTCCGAAATGCGGAAGCCATCACCTGCAGCAGGATCCCGATGTTCTGGATACGTGGTTTTCTTCAGCACTCTGGCCATTCTCAACCATGGGATGGCCCGAAAATACCGCTGAACTGAAACAGTTTTATCCGACGAGTGTTCTGGTTACCGGCAGGGATATTATTTTCTTCTGGGTAGCCCGGATGATTTTTATGGGACTGGAATTCCGGGAAGATGTTCCGTTTCACAAGGTGATGATTCACGGGTTGATTCTTGACCCGCAGGGGCGCAAGATGAGTAAATCACTTGGCAACGGTGTCGACCCGATCGAAGTCATTAATCAATATGGCGCGGACACCCTGAGGTTTATGCTGATCACCGGCAACACCCCGGGTAATGATCTGAGATTCCATTTTGAAAAATTAGAGTCCACCAGAAACTTTTTGAATAAAATCTGGAATGCCTCCCGCTTTGTGCTGATGAATCTGGAGGACTATCAATCGGAAGCTAAGGAACAGCCTGCCGGACCGTACGTTGCTGAGCTTACCCTGGCAGACAAATGGATCCTGTCACGCTATGAAGATACGGTTCAGAATGTCACGGCTGCTTTAGAGCGTTTTGACCTTGGGGAAGCCGGCAGACTGCTCTATGAATTTATCTGGAATGAATATTGTGACTGGTACATCGAGCTGACTAAAAAACGACTTTATATGAAAGAAAACCAGTCTGAACGCCAGACCGCCCAGCGCATTCTCTTTGAAGTGCTGGAAGGTACAATGAGACTGATTCACCCGTTTATGCCGTTCTTAACTGAGGAGATATGGCAGCATCTGCCCATCAAAGGAAAGACGATTATGCTCAGCTCCTGGCCGCAGGTTGAAGGATATCGCAACGAGCAGGTTGAAAAAGATATGAATGTTCTGATGGATATTATCCGGGCAGTGCGCAATATCCGGGCGGAGATGGGTGTCGCTCCGGGCCGCAGGGCAGATATCCTGCTCGTAGCTCCCGAAAAAGATATGCTCTCGGTTCTACAAAGCGGTCTTGCGGATATCCGGCAGCTTGCAGTTGCGGAAAACATCACAATTTTACAGCAGATGGAGAATAAGCCGCCGCAGTCCGCCAGTACGGTTCTTACTGGTGTTACCGTTTATATACCACTGAAAGGGCTGCTTGATTTGGACAAAGAAGTGGCCAAGGTCCGCAAGGAAATCGAAAATATGATCAAGGAACAGAAAAGGCTGGAAGACAAGCTCGGCAACCCAGGGTTTACCTCGAAAGCGCCGGAAGTGGTCGTTCAAAAGGAAAAAGAGAAACTGGATGATATCATGGCCAGGATGCGTTCTCTGAAACTGAGATTATCCGATCTAAGCGAAGAGCTTGAATAA
- a CDS encoding ribonuclease J — MTKENKLQIIPLGGLGEIGKNMTVIRYNNKIVLVDAGLTFPNEDLLGIDIVIPDYTYLVENQAMVAGILITHGHEDHIGALPYLLKDLNVPVYGTRLTIGLIQSKLKEANITKATLNVIHPNDTVRLGAFRVEFINISHSIPGSVGLAIHTPIGTIVHTGDFKLDHTPVSGDVLDIHKFTELGEHGVLCLMSDSTNVDRPGFTMSERSVGQNIDEAFFHAEGRIIFASFASNINRLQQAISAAVKCQRKVAAIGRSMVNVINIAMDLGYLDIPEGTLIEVDKAMDYPGNQLCILTTGSQGEPMSALSRIASGDHRQISISENDTVIISASAIPGNEKAISRNIDQLLKLGAHVIYEQISGMHVSGHASEEELKLMFSMVKPKYFLPVHGEYRMLVKHAELAQQVGIPKENIFIAENGSVLEFTDEGAKMAESIPAGRVLIDGFGIGDVGNIVLRDRKQLSQDGILIAVLTVSRPTGALVAGPDVVTRGFIYVRESEEIISEVRYLIREAMQECQQKGINQWAPIKNKVKDIVGKHLYQRTGRRPMILVIIQEVNSEAIKDANKKDTAAREATNKPPNYKEMAVKARPKRTMKPKIQAPT, encoded by the coding sequence TTGACAAAAGAGAACAAACTGCAAATTATTCCCCTCGGAGGTCTCGGGGAAATCGGCAAGAACATGACCGTCATCCGGTATAATAATAAAATTGTCCTGGTTGATGCGGGTCTGACATTTCCAAATGAAGACCTCTTAGGTATTGACATCGTGATTCCGGACTATACATATTTGGTTGAGAACCAGGCAATGGTTGCAGGGATACTCATTACCCATGGCCATGAAGATCATATTGGGGCTCTCCCTTATCTATTGAAGGATCTTAATGTCCCTGTTTATGGGACACGCCTTACAATTGGCCTGATTCAGTCCAAGCTGAAGGAAGCAAATATTACGAAAGCGACACTCAACGTCATTCATCCGAATGACACGGTCCGGCTCGGCGCTTTCCGGGTTGAATTCATCAACATCAGCCACAGTATTCCGGGCTCTGTCGGCCTGGCAATCCATACACCGATTGGCACCATTGTCCATACTGGAGACTTTAAGCTCGACCATACGCCTGTCAGCGGCGATGTCCTGGATATACACAAATTTACCGAATTAGGGGAACACGGCGTTCTGTGCCTGATGTCCGACAGCACGAATGTCGACCGTCCTGGCTTTACCATGTCCGAGCGGTCTGTCGGCCAAAATATTGATGAAGCCTTTTTCCACGCCGAAGGACGGATTATCTTTGCTAGTTTTGCTTCAAATATCAACAGGCTGCAGCAGGCGATTTCCGCTGCCGTCAAATGCCAACGCAAAGTTGCTGCGATCGGACGAAGCATGGTCAATGTCATTAATATTGCGATGGATCTGGGTTATCTTGATATACCGGAGGGAACCCTGATTGAGGTAGACAAGGCAATGGATTATCCCGGCAACCAGCTCTGCATCCTGACCACAGGCAGCCAGGGGGAACCGATGTCAGCCTTAAGCAGAATAGCCAGCGGCGACCACCGCCAGATCTCAATCAGTGAGAACGACACGGTCATTATTTCGGCCAGCGCGATTCCCGGTAATGAGAAAGCCATTTCCCGCAATATCGACCAACTGCTCAAACTCGGTGCGCATGTCATCTATGAGCAGATTTCAGGAATGCACGTTTCGGGGCATGCCAGCGAAGAAGAACTTAAACTAATGTTCAGCATGGTGAAACCGAAATACTTCCTTCCTGTGCATGGTGAGTACCGCATGCTTGTCAAGCACGCAGAACTCGCGCAGCAGGTCGGCATCCCTAAAGAAAATATCTTTATTGCCGAAAACGGCAGTGTTCTGGAATTTACGGACGAGGGCGCTAAAATGGCCGAAAGTATTCCAGCAGGCAGAGTTCTGATCGATGGTTTCGGGATTGGTGATGTCGGCAATATTGTACTGCGTGACCGTAAACAGTTATCGCAGGATGGAATATTGATTGCTGTTCTGACTGTCAGCCGTCCGACCGGTGCATTGGTTGCAGGACCTGATGTCGTGACCCGCGGGTTTATTTATGTGCGGGAGTCGGAAGAAATTATCAGCGAAGTCAGGTACCTGATCCGAGAGGCTATGCAGGAATGCCAGCAAAAGGGTATTAACCAATGGGCACCAATTAAAAACAAGGTAAAAGATATCGTTGGAAAACACCTCTATCAGAGAACCGGCAGACGTCCAATGATTCTGGTCATCATTCAAGAAGTAAACAGCGAAGCAATCAAGGACGCAAACAAGAAAGACACTGCCGCCAGAGAAGCAACCAACAAACCGCCCAACTACAAGGAAATGGCCGTAAAAGCGCGTCCGAAAAGAACAATGAAGCCTAAGATTCAAGCCCCGACATGA
- a CDS encoding EamA family transporter, whose translation MIYLLALISIALGSTGQFVLKLAAGELRPASGIWNLIYSMISLKMVFAVSCFVFSMLMWIFVLRKLELSIAYPMVSLGYILVMLLSFFFLQEQVSAAKVGGTLLIVAGVIVLNMK comes from the coding sequence ATGATTTATTTGCTGGCCTTGATTTCCATTGCTTTGGGATCGACCGGGCAGTTTGTTCTTAAGCTGGCGGCAGGGGAACTTCGGCCGGCCAGCGGAATCTGGAACCTTATTTATTCGATGATCAGCCTGAAGATGGTCTTTGCTGTAAGCTGTTTTGTTTTCAGCATGCTGATGTGGATATTTGTCCTGAGAAAACTGGAACTCAGTATTGCTTATCCAATGGTCAGTCTGGGCTATATCCTGGTGATGCTGCTTTCCTTTTTCTTTCTTCAGGAACAGGTTTCAGCCGCCAAGGTCGGCGGGACTTTATTGATTGTGGCAGGGGTCATCGTACTAAACATGAAGTAA
- a CDS encoding glycosyltransferase family 2 protein, whose translation MKVLIGLPAYNEAAGITHLFNSIASYREVSRYNIQVLLVDDGSSDNTAKIVSTYAQDHGYVTLVRHHGNKGLGEAVKTILRYALENLKDDDVLVTMDADNTHSPLLIESMIETLNSRDLDLVVASRFTSGGYEIGLKTLRKLFSRGARCFFKLFFRIRNLNDYSSGYRAYRVRIIRKAQERWKELITTNGFDCMAEIAAKFSRMGVKAGEVPLILHYQQKEGASKMQVSKTVRGYFALLAKVR comes from the coding sequence ATGAAGGTTCTGATTGGCCTACCCGCCTATAATGAAGCAGCCGGGATTACTCATTTATTTAACAGCATTGCATCCTACCGAGAGGTCAGCCGGTATAATATTCAGGTCCTGCTGGTGGATGACGGCAGCAGCGATAATACTGCAAAAATTGTAAGCACTTACGCCCAGGATCATGGTTATGTAACGCTGGTCAGGCACCACGGAAACAAGGGCCTCGGAGAAGCCGTCAAAACAATTTTGCGTTATGCGCTGGAAAACCTGAAGGATGACGATGTCCTGGTTACCATGGATGCCGACAATACCCACAGCCCCCTGCTGATCGAGAGCATGATTGAAACGCTGAACAGTCGGGATCTTGACTTGGTTGTGGCCTCCAGATTTACTTCGGGAGGATATGAAATTGGGCTGAAAACCTTGCGAAAGTTATTCAGCCGGGGTGCCAGGTGTTTCTTTAAATTGTTTTTCCGCATCAGAAACCTTAATGACTACTCATCTGGCTACAGGGCATACCGGGTGAGAATAATCAGAAAGGCACAGGAACGCTGGAAAGAGCTGATTACGACCAACGGATTTGACTGCATGGCTGAGATCGCTGCTAAATTCAGCAGGATGGGGGTTAAAGCCGGGGAGGTACCACTTATTCTTCATTATCAACAGAAAGAAGGGGCCAGCAAAATGCAGGTGTCAAAGACAGTCAGAGGTTACTTTGCGCTGCTGGCTAAGGTGAGATAA
- a CDS encoding ArnT family glycosyltransferase, producing MMTKREKILLFFLLTFILLLRLYHINVGPVEIEESWRQADTASIARNFAGYDFHPFHPNLNYDGPFPNIPALEIQVTTYLIAILYKVFGYHYFLARAVPIAFFLISALYLYLLARLYLGWNGAAYSLLIYGILPINLYYSRAIMPESAALMFWIGGFYYFNRWIIKQNNCREHQRSDHQNHGNYGNHGNNRNGDVNDHGYSDLISKYGLLILSSFFLALAIMTKPPVIFIGIPMIYLCFKYYGRKWLKMRVFWIYSFITAALPACYYYFSTTAAEYKFTLGITRNIIFKQAVTAFYSPEALDFFTVNLPRALGISGLLLCLAGIFFLRGKQKVFLVWFITMIFEAILIVSGIRAFYYLIFLMVPCCLLAGNLLARAASGPVGKIAGVVLVLLLMKESYDLVKPMFTINTVMAQQVNVVKQLTVQDDLLVVGSLDPCLLDLTDRRGWRYNLRLYAATPKDPIQELDDYIARGAKYFVPIQGKIYGDQDEKLLSYIEGEYPKLEVVQGYPIYVLK from the coding sequence ATGATGACGAAAAGAGAAAAAATCCTCCTATTTTTCTTATTGACTTTTATTCTTCTGCTCAGGCTCTATCACATAAATGTCGGTCCTGTTGAAATTGAGGAGAGCTGGCGGCAGGCTGACACAGCATCAATCGCCAGGAATTTCGCAGGTTATGACTTTCATCCGTTTCATCCCAATTTGAACTACGACGGGCCATTTCCAAATATTCCGGCGTTGGAAATTCAAGTTACGACCTATCTGATCGCGATCCTGTACAAAGTATTCGGCTATCATTATTTTCTGGCAAGGGCTGTTCCGATTGCTTTTTTTTTGATCTCAGCCCTGTATCTGTATCTGCTGGCACGCCTGTATCTGGGGTGGAATGGAGCAGCTTACAGTCTTCTGATTTATGGGATCCTGCCGATTAATCTGTATTATTCCCGGGCGATTATGCCGGAGTCCGCAGCCCTGATGTTCTGGATCGGAGGATTTTACTATTTTAACCGATGGATTATCAAGCAAAATAATTGCAGGGAGCATCAAAGAAGCGATCATCAGAATCACGGAAATTACGGAAATCACGGAAATAATAGGAATGGTGATGTAAATGATCACGGGTATAGCGATCTGATAAGCAAATACGGTTTACTTATTTTGAGCTCATTTTTTTTAGCTCTGGCAATCATGACCAAACCACCTGTGATTTTTATTGGAATCCCCATGATATATCTCTGTTTTAAGTATTATGGGCGGAAATGGCTGAAAATGCGTGTTTTTTGGATATACAGCTTCATTACGGCAGCGCTTCCAGCCTGCTATTACTATTTCAGTACTACCGCTGCGGAGTATAAATTTACGCTGGGCATTACCCGTAATATTATTTTTAAGCAGGCGGTTACCGCCTTTTACAGTCCGGAAGCACTTGACTTTTTCACGGTAAATTTGCCAAGGGCCCTTGGCATAAGCGGGCTGCTTCTTTGCCTTGCAGGAATATTTTTTTTGAGGGGAAAGCAAAAAGTATTTTTGGTCTGGTTTATCACGATGATTTTCGAGGCAATCTTGATTGTAAGCGGGATCCGGGCATTTTATTACCTGATATTTTTGATGGTGCCGTGCTGTTTGCTGGCCGGTAATCTTTTGGCCAGGGCGGCTTCGGGTCCAGTTGGAAAAATTGCAGGAGTGGTGTTGGTACTGCTCTTAATGAAGGAAAGTTATGACCTGGTTAAACCGATGTTCACCATCAACACGGTGATGGCGCAACAAGTAAACGTAGTAAAGCAGCTGACGGTTCAGGACGATCTCCTTGTGGTCGGTTCTCTGGATCCGTGTCTGCTGGACTTAACGGACAGAAGAGGCTGGCGGTACAATCTTAGGCTGTATGCTGCAACACCCAAAGATCCTATTCAGGAACTGGATGATTATATTGCAAGAGGAGCCAAATATTTTGTGCCAATTCAGGGGAAAATATATGGGGATCAGGATGAGAAGCTATTGAGCTATATTGAAGGAGAATATCCGAAGCTCGAGGTCGTACAGGGTTACCCGATTTATGTACTAAAGTGA
- a CDS encoding sodium:calcium antiporter, whose amino-acid sequence MIDIILLVVSLGVILLGAEVFTNGIEWLGRKLNLGEGAVGSIFAAVGTALPETLIPILAILTASGSSGHDIGIGAILGAPFMLGTLAFFVTGIAVLIFRRTNRPMYIHPEVIERDLKFFLIVYLLAIVASFLPTHSLKMLIVIVLVGAYCAYVYRTIKSSHGEANLEEELPVCYFSRRGEPKLIVVFVQIIAALAIIIVGAELFINSVQAVSTAAGISVFILAIIITPIATELPEKFNSVLWVRRGKDTLAMGNITGAMVFQSSVIPAIGISLTSWVLEPLALVSALLALASASLQYFIIVKTKTLYPAILMIGGVFYAIFLFLSLRAI is encoded by the coding sequence ATGATCGATATAATTTTGCTGGTTGTCAGTTTAGGCGTCATTCTGCTTGGGGCGGAAGTGTTTACAAACGGAATTGAGTGGCTTGGCAGGAAACTCAATTTGGGTGAAGGGGCTGTCGGCAGTATCTTCGCTGCGGTAGGAACCGCTTTGCCGGAAACATTGATTCCGATCCTCGCGATTCTGACCGCCAGTGGGTCAAGCGGGCACGACATTGGCATAGGGGCAATTTTAGGAGCGCCGTTTATGCTTGGAACACTTGCTTTTTTCGTCACAGGGATTGCTGTACTGATTTTCCGAAGAACAAACAGACCGATGTATATTCATCCGGAAGTCATTGAGCGGGATCTGAAGTTTTTTCTGATTGTCTATTTACTCGCAATCGTTGCTTCCTTTTTACCAACACACTCTTTGAAAATGCTGATTGTGATTGTTCTTGTGGGGGCTTATTGTGCCTATGTTTACCGGACAATCAAATCAAGCCATGGTGAAGCGAATTTAGAAGAGGAACTTCCTGTGTGCTACTTTTCCCGCAGGGGGGAGCCTAAGCTGATTGTCGTATTCGTTCAGATTATAGCTGCGCTTGCAATTATCATTGTGGGTGCGGAACTATTCATTAATTCTGTTCAGGCCGTATCGACGGCTGCCGGAATCTCAGTGTTCATCCTGGCAATTATCATTACGCCAATTGCAACTGAACTGCCGGAGAAATTCAACAGTGTTCTCTGGGTGCGTCGTGGTAAAGATACATTGGCCATGGGAAATATCACCGGAGCAATGGTCTTCCAGAGCTCGGTCATTCCGGCAATTGGCATTTCCCTGACCTCCTGGGTTCTGGAACCGCTGGCCCTGGTCAGTGCGCTGCTTGCCCTAGCCTCCGCATCCCTTCAGTATTTCATCATCGTCAAAACGAAAACACTCTATCCTGCAATCCTGATGATTGGCGGGGTATTCTATGCGATCTTCTTATTCCTTTCCCTAAGAGCGATTTAA
- the yihA gene encoding ribosome biogenesis GTP-binding protein YihA/YsxC — translation MIFRKAEFMISAVKPQQYPEGIRPELAVSGRSNVGKSSLINKLVNRKALAKVGKTPGKTQMINFFNINDEWYLVDLPGYGYAKVPQETRMQWGKMMQTYFRLRENLKGVIQLVDIRHQPTDEDRLMMEMLKVNNIPVLVVATKADKIARGQRPKYLKIIAESFKMSDWKTIIPFSSEDATGLQELNQAMDDIIFPDAEDKSGE, via the coding sequence GTGATTTTTCGTAAAGCTGAATTTATGATTTCGGCAGTGAAGCCGCAGCAGTATCCTGAGGGAATAAGGCCGGAGCTGGCTGTCTCAGGCCGTTCCAATGTAGGAAAGTCTTCTTTGATCAATAAGCTTGTCAATCGAAAGGCACTGGCCAAGGTCGGCAAAACGCCCGGCAAAACGCAGATGATCAATTTTTTTAATATTAATGATGAATGGTATCTTGTTGATTTACCGGGTTATGGCTATGCAAAAGTGCCTCAGGAGACCCGAATGCAGTGGGGGAAGATGATGCAGACGTACTTTCGTCTGCGTGAGAATTTGAAAGGGGTCATTCAGCTGGTTGATATCCGCCATCAGCCGACCGATGAAGACAGGCTGATGATGGAAATGCTTAAGGTCAACAACATACCTGTTCTGGTGGTAGCGACAAAAGCAGATAAGATTGCGAGGGGACAACGACCCAAATATCTCAAAATCATTGCGGAATCTTTCAAAATGTCGGACTGGAAGACGATTATTCCTTTTTCTTCAGAGGACGCTACCGGCCTTCAGGAGCTAAATCAGGCCATGGATGATATTATCTTTCCTGATGCGGAAGACAAGTCCGGAGAGTGA